In Mucilaginibacter sp. KACC 22063, the genomic stretch CTGTTGACCTATGATAACAATCCGCGATACCTCGAACTTCCCCTTGGTTAAAGTTCCGGTTTTATCAAATACCACGGAGGTGATCTTGCGGGAGTTTTCAAAAGCGGTCCGATTCTTAATCAGCAGGCCATGCTGTGCCGATATAGCAGTTGATCTGGCCACTACCAGCGGTACAGCCAGGCCAAGCGCATGGGGACAGCAGATCACAATGACGGTAACCATGCGCTCCATGGCAAAGGCAATATCGCGGCCCAGACTTATCCATACAATAAACGTAGCAATACCCGCCAAGAGCGCAATGATGGTCAGCCAACGTGCGGCTTTGTCCGCTAAGAGTTGTGTATTGGATTTAGACTCCTGTGCGCTTCGCACCAGGTCAACGACTTTGAAGAGATAGGAATCCTTACCGCTATGAGTCACCCGAACTTTTAATGAACCGTTGCCGTTTACCGAACCAGCGATCACTTTTTGTCCCCTTGTTTTTTGAACGGGCTGAGATTCGCCCGTCAGCATCGATTCATTCAGGTAGCTGTCACCTTCTTCAACCAGACCGTCTGCCGCGATTTTTTCACCGGGTTTGACGAGGATAAGATCGCCTTCTTTCAATATTTCTGTTTGTACCTGCGTTGTGACATCGTCTTTGATCAGGTGAGCAGTAGAGGGCATCAGTTGGACGAGTAGTTCCAATTCGCGCGAAGCGCCGGCGACCGACCTCATCTCGATCCAGTGACCAAGCAGCATAATGAGGATGAGTGTGGCCAGTTCCCAAAAGAAATCCATGCCTTTCAATCCAAATACCGTTGCGGTGCTGTAGCCGTAGGCTACGGTTATGGCGAAGCCGATCAGGGTCATCATCCCCGGATTTTTCGATTTCATTTCCGAAAACCAGCCGGTCAGGAACGGCCATCCTCCATAAACAAAGACTACAGTGGACAATAAAAAAAGAAGATACTGGCTGCCGGGGAAATTAATCGGCAAGTGCAGCCACTGCTGGATCATGTGTGACAAAAGCAGGATCGGAACCGTCAATACCAGTACGAGATAAAAACGCTTACGGAAATCAGCGATCATGGCGTTGTGGTCATGGCCGCCATGCCCCATTTGCTGGTGATGCATATCATGATGCTTGTTTTTATGAGCTGAGTTTTCGGTCACATGGTGCTGATGTTCCATAATGCTTGTTTTTAATGATTCTTTTAATAGGTCAATGTTAATCCTGCCCCCAGTCCCATATCGCTGTCGTAATGGCTGGATACGGAAAAGGTTTTATTCACGATATAGCGTAATCCGGCGGTGTATTCTTTGTCGGTATTACCCATCAGCGTCATACGCAACCGGTTGGTTAGGGGGATATCTTCCCGCCCAAGCTGAAACCTAAATTTACCATCGCCATCTACACGGAAATCTGCTACAAATAACATGGGCAGTGTATAGGCTAAACCGACTACAGCTGTGTGCCGGTTGTTCTTATTGCTAACCTGGCCAAACATGTTTTTCTCCACTTCATCTGTGCGTTTGTAATGATAGTCAAAGCCGGCATATCCATAAAGCCACTGCATCCGGCCGAAGTAACGCCCGAACATGGTCTCGTTTTCATAGCCTTTGGTGTCGTTAATTCCCAGGTGCCACATCGTCGAAAACTTCCAGCGGGTGTTGGCCAATGCTGCGTTGCCGTCGCTGCCGTTACTTTCCAACCCTAATTTTACGGAAGCGTAAAATTGGCGATCATCGGCAGCTACCTTTTTAAAACCGGCTACAGGATCGGGAACTTCCGGATTCGGCGGTGAATTCTCATAGCTAAAGATCCGTCCCATACCGCTCATCATGTGGTACAGGATATGACAGTGAAAGAACCAATCGCCACTTTCCGTCGCCCGGAACTCGATGGTATCCCGTTCCATCGGCATAATATCCAGCGTGTTCTTAAGCGGGGCATAGTCGCCCTGTCCGTTCAATACACGGAAATAATGGCCGTGCAGGTGCATGGGGTGCCGCATCATGGTATTGTTGTACAGGACGATGCGGACGTTCTCACCCTGTTTGATCAGGATTTTATCCGATTCAGAAACGGTTTTGTTATTGATCGACCAGACATAACGGTTCATGTTGCCGGTCAATTCAAAGTTGAGCGTTTTAGTGGGCCCCTTCGGGAGAGTAGTAACGTGGGGAGACTTGAGCATGTTATAATTTAAGGTAACGATATCGCCGCTGCCTGCGCCCATATCCATGCCCGCCATAGGTTGCATAGGTTTAGACGTGTCCTTTACCCTACTTTCATCTTCGCCGGATATTTCAGGATACATCACGGTATTCATGTCCATGGCCTGGTTTGTCATCACCATACCTTTCATCTCTTTCATATTTCCCTGCATGTCCATCATGTCGTTCATCATGTTCATGCCTTCAAAGTACTTCAAACGTGCCATCTTTTTAGCCGGATGCTTAGAACCATTTCCTAACCAAAGTGAAGTATACTTTGTGCGGTCCTCTGGCGTCGCCAGAAATTCATAGCTGCCATCTGCCGGAATGGTAACCACCACATCATAGGTTTCCGCCACACCTATTATCATTCGGTCAACGTCTACGGGCTGCACATCTTCGCCATCATTGGCTACCACCTGTATCTTTCCACCGGCCCATTTCAGCCAGAAATAGGTAGACGAACTGCCGTTGACTATCCGTAAACGAACCTTTTCGCCTGCCTTGAACTGCGGGGCTTTGGCCTCAACTTTACCATTGCTCAAAAACCTGTCGTAATAAACATCGCTTACATCCATGGCGTTCATACGCTTCCACTCGTTG encodes the following:
- a CDS encoding copper-translocating P-type ATPase, whose amino-acid sequence is MEHQHHVTENSAHKNKHHDMHHQQMGHGGHDHNAMIADFRKRFYLVLVLTVPILLLSHMIQQWLHLPINFPGSQYLLFLLSTVVFVYGGWPFLTGWFSEMKSKNPGMMTLIGFAITVAYGYSTATVFGLKGMDFFWELATLILIMLLGHWIEMRSVAGASRELELLVQLMPSTAHLIKDDVTTQVQTEILKEGDLILVKPGEKIAADGLVEEGDSYLNESMLTGESQPVQKTRGQKVIAGSVNGNGSLKVRVTHSGKDSYLFKVVDLVRSAQESKSNTQLLADKAARWLTIIALLAGIATFIVWISLGRDIAFAMERMVTVIVICCPHALGLAVPLVVARSTAISAQHGLLIKNRTAFENSRKITSVVFDKTGTLTKGKFEVSRIVIIGQQAKNEDELIRFAGTLEANSEHPIATGIISEVKKRNLTLPQVSDFRAITGKGVEGVVDGKQVRIVSPGYLKENNLQLPSDYSAAGNETVVFVLINDQLAGFVAMADAIRPESASAVTTLHDNNIRSILLTGDNKQVAESVSKQLKMDGFFAEVLPHEKLEKIKELQRKGEFVAMTGDGVNDAPALAQADIGIAVGSGSDIAAETAGIVLVNSNPQDIVNLILFGKSTYRKMIQNLAWATGYNVITIPLAAGVLYNQGILLSPAIGAVLMTVSTVVVAINARLLKVKIPQ
- a CDS encoding multicopper oxidase domain-containing protein; its protein translation is MAINGSIPAPTLEFTEGDTAEIYVHNEMMMETSIHWHGLILPNRYDGVSYLTTTPILAGQTHLFKFPLVQHGTYWYHSHTMTQEQSGLYGAFIIHERKPQPMKKYTLLLSDWTDENPVQVQRRLHNATDWYAIRKGSTQDYLAALKTGHLKTKLTNEWKRMNAMDVSDVYYDRFLSNGKVEAKAPQFKAGEKVRLRIVNGSSSTYFWLKWAGGKIQVVANDGEDVQPVDVDRMIIGVAETYDVVVTIPADGSYEFLATPEDRTKYTSLWLGNGSKHPAKKMARLKYFEGMNMMNDMMDMQGNMKEMKGMVMTNQAMDMNTVMYPEISGEDESRVKDTSKPMQPMAGMDMGAGSGDIVTLNYNMLKSPHVTTLPKGPTKTLNFELTGNMNRYVWSINNKTVSESDKILIKQGENVRIVLYNNTMMRHPMHLHGHYFRVLNGQGDYAPLKNTLDIMPMERDTIEFRATESGDWFFHCHILYHMMSGMGRIFSYENSPPNPEVPDPVAGFKKVAADDRQFYASVKLGLESNGSDGNAALANTRWKFSTMWHLGINDTKGYENETMFGRYFGRMQWLYGYAGFDYHYKRTDEVEKNMFGQVSNKNNRHTAVVGLAYTLPMLFVADFRVDGDGKFRFQLGREDIPLTNRLRMTLMGNTDKEYTAGLRYIVNKTFSVSSHYDSDMGLGAGLTLTY